A section of the Triticum dicoccoides isolate Atlit2015 ecotype Zavitan chromosome 7A, WEW_v2.0, whole genome shotgun sequence genome encodes:
- the LOC119330160 gene encoding coatomer subunit beta'-1 isoform X1, which yields MPLRLEIKRKFAQRSERVKSVDLHPTEPWILASLYSGTICIWDYQTQTMVKSFEVSELPVRSAKFVSRKQWVVAGADDMFIRVYNYNTMDKIKVFEAHTDYIRCVAVHPTLPYMLSSSDDMLIKLWDWDKGWMCTQIFEGHSHYVMQVTFNPKDTNTFASASLDRTTKIWSLGSPDPNFTLDGHQKGVNCVDYFTGGDRPYLITGSDDSTAKVWDYQTKSCVQTLEGHTHNISAVCFHPELPIIITGSEDGTVRIWHSTTYRLENTLNYGLERVWAVGYMKGSRRMVIGYDEGTIMIKMGREVPVASMDASGKIIWAKHNEIQTVNIKTVGANFEATDGERLPLAVKELGSCDLYPQNLKHNPNGRFVVVCGDGEYIIYTALAWRNRSFGSALEFAWSSEGEYAIRESTSRIKIFNKSFQEKKTIRPTFSAERIFGGVLLAMCSSDFICFYDWADCRLIRRIDVTVKNVYWADSGDLVAIASDTSFYILKYNRDVVAAYLEGGKPADEEGAEDAFELLHEVNERVRTGIWVGDCFIYNNSSWRLNYCVGGEVTTMYHLDRPMYLMGYLANQSRVYLIDKEFNVIGYTLLLSLIEYKTLVMRGDLESANEILPSIPKTQYNSVAHFLESRGMLEEALEIATDADYKFDLAVQLGKLEIAKAIAVEAQSESKWKQLGELAMSTGKLEASEECLLQAKDLSGLLLLYSSLGDAEGVEKLASLAKEHGKNNVAFLCLFMLGKLEDCIQLLVDSNRIPEAALMARSYLPSKVSEIVAIWRKDLSKVNPKAADSLADPAEYPNLFEDWQVALTVEQNVASQRGHYPSADEYLNHAEKSDTTLVEAFKRMQVIEEEEPVEALDENGEPDEEVMETEENVDEAVQVDTDQPEETVLVNGNEGEEQWGTNNEGTSPA from the exons aTG CCGCTCAGGTTGGAGATCAAG AGGAAGTTCGCGCAGCGGTCCGAGAGGGTCAAGTCGGTGGATCTGCACCCCACGGAGCCATG GATCCTGGCGAGTTTGTACTCGGGGACTATCTGCATCTGGGACTACCAGACGCAG ACCATGGTGAAATCATTTGAAGTTTCAGAGTTGCCAG tgCGGTCGGCAAAATTTGTGTCAAGGAAACAATGGGTTGTTGCCGGTGCAGATGATATGTTCATTCGTGTCTACAACTACAATACCATGGACAAAATTAAAGTTTTTGAGGCTCATACTGATTACATCAGATGTGTAGCAGTCCATCCAACTCTTCCATATATGCTGTCATCATCTGATGACATGTTGATAAAGCTTTGGGACTGGGACAAAGGGTGGATGTGCACTCAAATCTTTGAGGGGCATTCACACTATGTCATGCAGGTTACTTTCAATCCAAAGGATACTAACACTTTTGCAAGTGCATCTCTCGACCGCACTACAAAG ATATGGAGTTTGGGTTCTCCAGATCCAAATTTTACTCTAGATGGACATCAAAAGGGTGTGAACTGTGTTGATTACTTTACTGGTGGTGACAGACCCTATTTGATTACTGGTTCTGATGACTCCACTGCAAAG GTCTGGGATTACCAAACCAAGAGCTGTGTTCAGACTCTTGAAGGCCATACACACAACATTTCTGCTGTTTGTTTCCATCCTGAGCTTCCTATAATCATTACTGGATCGGAAGATGGGACAGTTCGTATATGGCATTCGACAACTTACAG GCTTGAGAACACACTAAACTATGGCCTTGAGCGAGTCTGGGCTGTTGGAtacatgaagggatcaagaag AATGGTGATTGGTTATGATGAGGGAACTATTATGATTAAAATGGGTCGTGAAGTACCAGTAGCAAGTATGGATGCCAGTGGAAAAATCATCTGGGCAAAGCATAATGAGATACAGACTGTGAATATAAAGACTgtcggtgcaaactttgag GCTACAGATGGGGAAAGATTGCCCCTAGCTGTGAAGGAGTTAGGCAGCTGTGATCTTTACCCGCAG AACTTGAAGCATAACCCCAACGGCCGGTTTGTTGTTGTATGCGGAGATGGTGAATATATAATCTATACTGCACTGGCTTGGAGGAACAGATCATTTGGATCCGCGTTAGAGTTCGCTTGGTCATCAGAAGGAGAGTACGCAATCAGAGAAAGTACATCCAGAATAAAGATTTTCAATAAATCATTCCAG GAGAAGAAAACTATCCGTCCTACATTCTCTGCAGAGCGTATCTTTGGTGGGGTACTTTTGGCAATGTGTTCCAGTGACTTTATTTGCTTTTATGACTGGGCTGATTGTAGACTAATTCGCAGAATTGATGTGACTGTCAAG AACGTCTACTGGGCTGATAGTGGTGACCTAGTTGCAATCGCAAGTGATACATCATTCTACATCCTGAAGTACAAT AGAGATGTTGTTGCTGCCTACTTGGAAGGTGGAAAGCCTGCTGACGAGGAAGGCGCTGAAGATGCTTTTGAGTTGCTTCATGAGGTCAATGAGCGGGTGCGAACTGGGATTTGGGTTGGAGACTGTTTTATTTATAACAACTCATCATGGCGCCTAAATTATTGCGTTGGTGGAGAG GTCACCACAATGTATCACTTGGATCGCCCTATGTATTTGATGGGATATCTTGCGAATCAAAGTCGAGTTTATCTTATTGACAAGGAGTTTAA TGTCATTGGGTATACATTACTTCTCAGTTTGATTGAATACAAGACGCTTGTGATGCGTGGGGATTTGGAAAGTGCAAATGAGATCTTACCGTCCATACCAAAGACGCAATATAATAG TGTTGCTCATTTCTTGGAGTCCAGAGGAATGTTGGAGGAGGCTCTTGAGATAGCCACTGATGCTGATTATAAGTTTGATTTGGCTGTGCAGCTTGGAAAATTAGAAATCGCGAAG GCTATTGCCGTAGAAGCACAAAGCGAATCAAAGTGGAAGCAGCTTGGTGAGCTCGCCATGTCCACCGGGAAG CTTGAGGCATCAGAAGAGTGTCTTCTGCAAGCGAAGGACTTGAGTGGCTTGTTGCTACTATACTCATCTCTCGGAGATGCTGAAGGAGTCGAAAAGCTTGCTTCTCTAGCGAAAGAGCACGGAAAAAACAATGTTGCTTTCCTCTGTCTCTTTATGCTTGGTAAATTGGAAGATTGCATACAATTGCTTGTAGACAG CAATCGTATACCTGAAGCTGCATTAATGGCACGTTCTTATCTTCCCAGCAAAGTTTCAGAGATTGTAGCAATTTGGAGAAAAGACCTCAGCAAA GTTAATCCAAAAGCTGCAGATTCTCTGGCAGATCCTGCTGAGTATCCAAATTTATTTGAGGACTGGCAGGTTGCACTTACTGTAGAACAGAATGTTGCTTCCCAGAG GGGGCACTATCCTTCTGCGGATGAGTACTTGAACCATGCTGAGAAGTCAGACACTACTCTTGTGGAAGCTTTCAAAAGGATGCAGGTCATTGAAGAAGAGGAACCAGTGGAAGCACTGGATGAAAATGGAGAGCCTGATGAAGAG GTAATGGAAACGGAGGAGAACGTGGATGAAGCTGTCCAAGTTGATACGGATCAACCAGAAGAAACCGTTCTTGTAAATGGGAATGAGGGTGAGGAACAGTGGGGTACGAACAATGAAGGAACTTCGCCAGCCTAA
- the LOC119330160 gene encoding coatomer subunit beta'-1 isoform X2, with amino-acid sequence MPLRLEIKRKFAQRSERVKSVDLHPTEPWILASLYSGTICIWDYQTQTMVKSFEVSELPVRSAKFVSRKQWVVAGADDMFIRVYNYNTMDKIKVFEAHTDYIRCVAVHPTLPYMLSSSDDMLIKLWDWDKGWMCTQIFEGHSHYVMQVTFNPKDTNTFASASLDRTTKIWSLGSPDPNFTLDGHQKGVNCVDYFTGGDRPYLITGSDDSTAKVWDYQTKSCVQTLEGHTHNISAVCFHPELPIIITGSEDGTVRIWHSTTYRLENTLNYGLERVWAVGYMKGSRRMVIGYDEGTIMIKMGREVPVASMDASGKIIWAKHNEIQTVNIKTVGANFEATDGERLPLAVKELGSCDLYPQNLKHNPNGRFVVVCGDGEYIIYTALAWRNRSFGSALEFAWSSEGEYAIRESTSRIKIFNKSFQEKKTIRPTFSAERIFGGVLLAMCSSDFICFYDWADCRLIRRIDVTVKNVYWADSGDLVAIASDTSFYILKYNRDVVAAYLEGGKPADEEGAEDAFELLHEVNERVRTGIWVGDCFIYNNSSWRLNYCVGGEVTTMYHLDRPMYLMGYLANQSRVYLIDKEFNVIGYTLLLSLIEYKTLVMRGDLESANEILPSIPKTQYNSVAHFLESRGMLEEALEIATDADYKFDLAVQLGKLEIAKAIAVEAQSESKWKQLGELAMSTGKLEASEECLLQAKDLSGLLLLYSSLGDAEGVEKLASLAKEHGKNNVAFLCLFMLGKLEDCIQLLVDSNRIPEAALMARSYLPSKVSEIVAIWRKDLSKVNPKAADSLADPAEYPNLFEDWQVALTVEQNVASQRGHYPSADEYLNHAEKSDTTLVEAFKRMQVIEEEEPVEALDENGEPDEEVMETEENVDEAVQVDTDQPEETVLVNGNEGEEQWVLTQHDE; translated from the exons aTG CCGCTCAGGTTGGAGATCAAG AGGAAGTTCGCGCAGCGGTCCGAGAGGGTCAAGTCGGTGGATCTGCACCCCACGGAGCCATG GATCCTGGCGAGTTTGTACTCGGGGACTATCTGCATCTGGGACTACCAGACGCAG ACCATGGTGAAATCATTTGAAGTTTCAGAGTTGCCAG tgCGGTCGGCAAAATTTGTGTCAAGGAAACAATGGGTTGTTGCCGGTGCAGATGATATGTTCATTCGTGTCTACAACTACAATACCATGGACAAAATTAAAGTTTTTGAGGCTCATACTGATTACATCAGATGTGTAGCAGTCCATCCAACTCTTCCATATATGCTGTCATCATCTGATGACATGTTGATAAAGCTTTGGGACTGGGACAAAGGGTGGATGTGCACTCAAATCTTTGAGGGGCATTCACACTATGTCATGCAGGTTACTTTCAATCCAAAGGATACTAACACTTTTGCAAGTGCATCTCTCGACCGCACTACAAAG ATATGGAGTTTGGGTTCTCCAGATCCAAATTTTACTCTAGATGGACATCAAAAGGGTGTGAACTGTGTTGATTACTTTACTGGTGGTGACAGACCCTATTTGATTACTGGTTCTGATGACTCCACTGCAAAG GTCTGGGATTACCAAACCAAGAGCTGTGTTCAGACTCTTGAAGGCCATACACACAACATTTCTGCTGTTTGTTTCCATCCTGAGCTTCCTATAATCATTACTGGATCGGAAGATGGGACAGTTCGTATATGGCATTCGACAACTTACAG GCTTGAGAACACACTAAACTATGGCCTTGAGCGAGTCTGGGCTGTTGGAtacatgaagggatcaagaag AATGGTGATTGGTTATGATGAGGGAACTATTATGATTAAAATGGGTCGTGAAGTACCAGTAGCAAGTATGGATGCCAGTGGAAAAATCATCTGGGCAAAGCATAATGAGATACAGACTGTGAATATAAAGACTgtcggtgcaaactttgag GCTACAGATGGGGAAAGATTGCCCCTAGCTGTGAAGGAGTTAGGCAGCTGTGATCTTTACCCGCAG AACTTGAAGCATAACCCCAACGGCCGGTTTGTTGTTGTATGCGGAGATGGTGAATATATAATCTATACTGCACTGGCTTGGAGGAACAGATCATTTGGATCCGCGTTAGAGTTCGCTTGGTCATCAGAAGGAGAGTACGCAATCAGAGAAAGTACATCCAGAATAAAGATTTTCAATAAATCATTCCAG GAGAAGAAAACTATCCGTCCTACATTCTCTGCAGAGCGTATCTTTGGTGGGGTACTTTTGGCAATGTGTTCCAGTGACTTTATTTGCTTTTATGACTGGGCTGATTGTAGACTAATTCGCAGAATTGATGTGACTGTCAAG AACGTCTACTGGGCTGATAGTGGTGACCTAGTTGCAATCGCAAGTGATACATCATTCTACATCCTGAAGTACAAT AGAGATGTTGTTGCTGCCTACTTGGAAGGTGGAAAGCCTGCTGACGAGGAAGGCGCTGAAGATGCTTTTGAGTTGCTTCATGAGGTCAATGAGCGGGTGCGAACTGGGATTTGGGTTGGAGACTGTTTTATTTATAACAACTCATCATGGCGCCTAAATTATTGCGTTGGTGGAGAG GTCACCACAATGTATCACTTGGATCGCCCTATGTATTTGATGGGATATCTTGCGAATCAAAGTCGAGTTTATCTTATTGACAAGGAGTTTAA TGTCATTGGGTATACATTACTTCTCAGTTTGATTGAATACAAGACGCTTGTGATGCGTGGGGATTTGGAAAGTGCAAATGAGATCTTACCGTCCATACCAAAGACGCAATATAATAG TGTTGCTCATTTCTTGGAGTCCAGAGGAATGTTGGAGGAGGCTCTTGAGATAGCCACTGATGCTGATTATAAGTTTGATTTGGCTGTGCAGCTTGGAAAATTAGAAATCGCGAAG GCTATTGCCGTAGAAGCACAAAGCGAATCAAAGTGGAAGCAGCTTGGTGAGCTCGCCATGTCCACCGGGAAG CTTGAGGCATCAGAAGAGTGTCTTCTGCAAGCGAAGGACTTGAGTGGCTTGTTGCTACTATACTCATCTCTCGGAGATGCTGAAGGAGTCGAAAAGCTTGCTTCTCTAGCGAAAGAGCACGGAAAAAACAATGTTGCTTTCCTCTGTCTCTTTATGCTTGGTAAATTGGAAGATTGCATACAATTGCTTGTAGACAG CAATCGTATACCTGAAGCTGCATTAATGGCACGTTCTTATCTTCCCAGCAAAGTTTCAGAGATTGTAGCAATTTGGAGAAAAGACCTCAGCAAA GTTAATCCAAAAGCTGCAGATTCTCTGGCAGATCCTGCTGAGTATCCAAATTTATTTGAGGACTGGCAGGTTGCACTTACTGTAGAACAGAATGTTGCTTCCCAGAG GGGGCACTATCCTTCTGCGGATGAGTACTTGAACCATGCTGAGAAGTCAGACACTACTCTTGTGGAAGCTTTCAAAAGGATGCAGGTCATTGAAGAAGAGGAACCAGTGGAAGCACTGGATGAAAATGGAGAGCCTGATGAAGAG GTAATGGAAACGGAGGAGAACGTGGATGAAGCTGTCCAAGTTGATACGGATCAACCAGAAGAAACCGTTCTTGTAAATGGGAATGAGGGTGAGGAACAGTGGG TGCTAACCCAACATGATGAGTAG
- the LOC119330160 gene encoding coatomer subunit beta'-1 isoform X3 — protein MPLRLEIKRKFAQRSERVKSVDLHPTEPWILASLYSGTICIWDYQTQTMVKSFEVSELPVRSAKFVSRKQWVVAGADDMFIRVYNYNTMDKIKVFEAHTDYIRCVAVHPTLPYMLSSSDDMLIKLWDWDKGWMCTQIFEGHSHYVMQVTFNPKDTNTFASASLDRTTKIWSLGSPDPNFTLDGHQKGVNCVDYFTGGDRPYLITGSDDSTAKVWDYQTKSCVQTLEGHTHNISAVCFHPELPIIITGSEDGTVRIWHSTTYRLENTLNYGLERVWAVGYMKGSRRMVIGYDEGTIMIKMGREVPVASMDASGKIIWAKHNEIQTVNIKTVGANFEATDGERLPLAVKELGSCDLYPQNLKHNPNGRFVVVCGDGEYIIYTALAWRNRSFGSALEFAWSSEGEYAIRESTSRIKIFNKSFQEKKTIRPTFSAERIFGGVLLAMCSSDFICFYDWADCRLIRRIDVTVKNVYWADSGDLVAIASDTSFYILKYNRDVVAAYLEGGKPADEEGAEDAFELLHEVNERVRTGIWVGDCFIYNNSSWRLNYCVGGEVTTMYHLDRPMYLMGYLANQSRVYLIDKEFNVIGYTLLLSLIEYKTLVMRGDLESANEILPSIPKTQYNSVAHFLESRGMLEEALEIATDADYKFDLAVQLGKLEIAKAIAVEAQSESKWKQLGELAMSTGKLEASEECLLQAKDLSGLLLLYSSLGDAEGVEKLASLAKEHGKNNVAFLCLFMLGKLEDCIQLLVDSNRIPEAALMARSYLPSKVSEIVAIWRKDLSKVNPKAADSLADPAEYPNLFEDWQVALTVEQNVASQRGHYPSADEYLNHAEKSDTTLVEAFKRMQVIEEEEPVEALDENGEPDEEVMETEENVDEAVQVDTDQPEETVLVNGNEVLTQHDE, from the exons aTG CCGCTCAGGTTGGAGATCAAG AGGAAGTTCGCGCAGCGGTCCGAGAGGGTCAAGTCGGTGGATCTGCACCCCACGGAGCCATG GATCCTGGCGAGTTTGTACTCGGGGACTATCTGCATCTGGGACTACCAGACGCAG ACCATGGTGAAATCATTTGAAGTTTCAGAGTTGCCAG tgCGGTCGGCAAAATTTGTGTCAAGGAAACAATGGGTTGTTGCCGGTGCAGATGATATGTTCATTCGTGTCTACAACTACAATACCATGGACAAAATTAAAGTTTTTGAGGCTCATACTGATTACATCAGATGTGTAGCAGTCCATCCAACTCTTCCATATATGCTGTCATCATCTGATGACATGTTGATAAAGCTTTGGGACTGGGACAAAGGGTGGATGTGCACTCAAATCTTTGAGGGGCATTCACACTATGTCATGCAGGTTACTTTCAATCCAAAGGATACTAACACTTTTGCAAGTGCATCTCTCGACCGCACTACAAAG ATATGGAGTTTGGGTTCTCCAGATCCAAATTTTACTCTAGATGGACATCAAAAGGGTGTGAACTGTGTTGATTACTTTACTGGTGGTGACAGACCCTATTTGATTACTGGTTCTGATGACTCCACTGCAAAG GTCTGGGATTACCAAACCAAGAGCTGTGTTCAGACTCTTGAAGGCCATACACACAACATTTCTGCTGTTTGTTTCCATCCTGAGCTTCCTATAATCATTACTGGATCGGAAGATGGGACAGTTCGTATATGGCATTCGACAACTTACAG GCTTGAGAACACACTAAACTATGGCCTTGAGCGAGTCTGGGCTGTTGGAtacatgaagggatcaagaag AATGGTGATTGGTTATGATGAGGGAACTATTATGATTAAAATGGGTCGTGAAGTACCAGTAGCAAGTATGGATGCCAGTGGAAAAATCATCTGGGCAAAGCATAATGAGATACAGACTGTGAATATAAAGACTgtcggtgcaaactttgag GCTACAGATGGGGAAAGATTGCCCCTAGCTGTGAAGGAGTTAGGCAGCTGTGATCTTTACCCGCAG AACTTGAAGCATAACCCCAACGGCCGGTTTGTTGTTGTATGCGGAGATGGTGAATATATAATCTATACTGCACTGGCTTGGAGGAACAGATCATTTGGATCCGCGTTAGAGTTCGCTTGGTCATCAGAAGGAGAGTACGCAATCAGAGAAAGTACATCCAGAATAAAGATTTTCAATAAATCATTCCAG GAGAAGAAAACTATCCGTCCTACATTCTCTGCAGAGCGTATCTTTGGTGGGGTACTTTTGGCAATGTGTTCCAGTGACTTTATTTGCTTTTATGACTGGGCTGATTGTAGACTAATTCGCAGAATTGATGTGACTGTCAAG AACGTCTACTGGGCTGATAGTGGTGACCTAGTTGCAATCGCAAGTGATACATCATTCTACATCCTGAAGTACAAT AGAGATGTTGTTGCTGCCTACTTGGAAGGTGGAAAGCCTGCTGACGAGGAAGGCGCTGAAGATGCTTTTGAGTTGCTTCATGAGGTCAATGAGCGGGTGCGAACTGGGATTTGGGTTGGAGACTGTTTTATTTATAACAACTCATCATGGCGCCTAAATTATTGCGTTGGTGGAGAG GTCACCACAATGTATCACTTGGATCGCCCTATGTATTTGATGGGATATCTTGCGAATCAAAGTCGAGTTTATCTTATTGACAAGGAGTTTAA TGTCATTGGGTATACATTACTTCTCAGTTTGATTGAATACAAGACGCTTGTGATGCGTGGGGATTTGGAAAGTGCAAATGAGATCTTACCGTCCATACCAAAGACGCAATATAATAG TGTTGCTCATTTCTTGGAGTCCAGAGGAATGTTGGAGGAGGCTCTTGAGATAGCCACTGATGCTGATTATAAGTTTGATTTGGCTGTGCAGCTTGGAAAATTAGAAATCGCGAAG GCTATTGCCGTAGAAGCACAAAGCGAATCAAAGTGGAAGCAGCTTGGTGAGCTCGCCATGTCCACCGGGAAG CTTGAGGCATCAGAAGAGTGTCTTCTGCAAGCGAAGGACTTGAGTGGCTTGTTGCTACTATACTCATCTCTCGGAGATGCTGAAGGAGTCGAAAAGCTTGCTTCTCTAGCGAAAGAGCACGGAAAAAACAATGTTGCTTTCCTCTGTCTCTTTATGCTTGGTAAATTGGAAGATTGCATACAATTGCTTGTAGACAG CAATCGTATACCTGAAGCTGCATTAATGGCACGTTCTTATCTTCCCAGCAAAGTTTCAGAGATTGTAGCAATTTGGAGAAAAGACCTCAGCAAA GTTAATCCAAAAGCTGCAGATTCTCTGGCAGATCCTGCTGAGTATCCAAATTTATTTGAGGACTGGCAGGTTGCACTTACTGTAGAACAGAATGTTGCTTCCCAGAG GGGGCACTATCCTTCTGCGGATGAGTACTTGAACCATGCTGAGAAGTCAGACACTACTCTTGTGGAAGCTTTCAAAAGGATGCAGGTCATTGAAGAAGAGGAACCAGTGGAAGCACTGGATGAAAATGGAGAGCCTGATGAAGAG GTAATGGAAACGGAGGAGAACGTGGATGAAGCTGTCCAAGTTGATACGGATCAACCAGAAGAAACCGTTCTTGTAAATGGGAATGAGG TGCTAACCCAACATGATGAGTAG